tgACGGTCAAATTAGTAACcgtttagtgagagaaagaagaaTAAGTGAAAGGtagttaagagttgagagaaaaagagaattaacctttttacctacttttccttagccttttatactatgtgtgttgtttctctttgtctgggccgacagacctgatttcgttctctttgtctgtgcagatgTTGTCTGAAATGTCAGGGTACGTCCTGACAAGTTTGTCGTTGTGTTTTGTTGAAGGTGAGCTCGGGTGGAACCGAGATGGTATTTTATGGTGTGTGGTTAGACCGAGATGGTACTTTTATGTATGGCATTCGGTGAGATGGTACTTTTATGTATGGCATTCGGTGACCGAGATGGTACTTTTATGTATGGCATTCGGTGACCGAGATGGTATATATGGTGTTCGGTGCGGCCGAGATGGTACTACTTCTACGCATGCTGTTAGTTATGCGTTCTGGTCGATTAGTTCGGTTGGTTTCTCGGCGTGATCTACTCGGTTCATGTGCTGTTTCGGGTTTGTTCATTTGTGttgttatcacaagtccccccTCAACTtgttcggatatttatgtccgagtaTTTTCTTGCATGTTCGGTTTTGGCTCTGGTTGGTTTGTTACCTTATCCTTTGCGTGCCATTTAGCTATCTAGCTTACCTGACACGCTTTTGACACGTGGTCTTCTTTTAATGCTGCCTTTTGACATCTGGTATCCACTAGCACATTTATTGAGGCGGCGTTTCAGTTGCCCCGTTTCGGTATCTATAAAATCCTTTTTgctgatttttgtttttctttcttcaCTCTCGCTTTGAATTTTTTGCTTTTCTTTTACTTTCTTTCGCTTTGTTAGAGTCTACTTTCGAAGATTTCATCAGTAAGTTCATCTTTTTCCTCTGTTTGATCTTTGTTTGTTgcttttcttcatcttttttctgtttgttcttcgtgttcttgaGTGTTTTACCCTTAGGGTTGCTATATTTAGCCTTTTTGATTTTGGTGAGAGTTGTTTTTTCTTCTCGGTTTAATAATGTCGTCCGAGGATGATTCCCAGAATGTTTTTATAGATGTATATGATGATGGTGAGGGTGATTCGGATAAATGTACCTCAGGAGGAAATAAGTCCGAGGTCGAGCTTTCTGACTCGGCCAAGGAGAAGTCTATTGACATTCTCCAAATAAATAAGGTGGACGAGGTTGGTTGCTCAGAGGCCACTTCGTCCGTTAAACCGAGACGGGTAAGACCTAGGAGCAGTAAGACGGCTGAGGCTCGTCGAGTTAGGATGGAAAATGCTTTTGCAGAGCTAAACCAGGGATATTTAGATTACCTAGTCTCCAAAATAAACCTTCGTGAGGGGTATCGGTTTCAGCTGTCTCCCCCAGGTGTGACAATAAATCTTCCGGTTGATCCGAATTTTATAGTGGTGAGCGTCGAACACCTTCATTCTGGTGTTCGTATCCCCTTACAAGACGACTTAGTGGCTTTTTTGAAGTTTTATAATATGCCTCTTAGTCAGTTTCACCCGAATGGTGTCCGTCATTTTCTCTGTCTCCGTCGTTTGTGTCGGCGACGTAGGATTCCCTTCTCGTTAGAATTTTTTGCCAGTATCCATGGGCTTATTTTTGGTGGGGCGTATGATTTTTCTACTTTTAAGATTCTGAAGTCGGAGCCTAGGCATGTTATAGAAAAGGTGAGTACCTCGGTTAAGAGGTTTAGGGAGGATTGGTTTCGGATTTACCATCCTACTGCTTTTGCCGACCTTCCTTGTTGTTGGTTGTGTACTTCTCCGGTGACTCTTTTGAGACGAGACGCGGCTGGGAATGAGAACCATAAACTTCTCCAGGACGTTCTGAGGACGACTGGTCCTGTAAATACTTATACTCTTATTCCGAAACTGCCCCTTGTTAAGTTTGACCCGAAGCGGGAAGGTTGTTAtcggtttatatatattttttgtttttctttaccTTCTTTATCTTGTGTTTATTTGTGTGTTTTTGATTCTGATGTGTTTTGTTTCGGTatgtatattttctttttcagtGTTCAATATGAGTGCGTTTAGTGCTGCGAGGCGAAAAGGTGATGGCACTTCTTCTAGGAAGCTGCCTTCTTCCGATGCTGGTAATGTAAAAGCTGCCGATAAACAACCTGTTCTGAATAGACCTGATTTGGCACTGGGTAAACCCTTGCCGGCTAAACTTTTGTCGACTGTGCCTCCTCCCTTGAAGCCTGTCAAGAGGAAGAATATGGACAAAGGGAAAGAACCATGCTCGGTATCCGAAGTGAAAGATGCCGCAGTTGTGTTGGGTGATTCTGATGTTGTGGTAGGTTTGTGTGCCTCTAGTGCTGTTGTATCCGAGGTGGATAAGGGGCTGTCTCCGCCGCAGAAAAGAGCTAAGGGAGGAGATGTGGAGGCTAACCCGGTCGATGCTGATGCTTTGAAGCTGTCACCTCGGTTTTTAACTCGTTATCTGAAATCCAGGTCTTTGGAAGATACTGTGGATTCGTTGACTACCTCGGTTTTTCTGGGAAAAACGGTGTCTCTTCCCCGTGATCGAGAGGCTTTATCTGCTACTCCTCAGAAGGATTTCCTTGACAGTAGTGTATCTCTGTCTTTTCAGGTATGCCTTTGTTTTCCTTGTCATTTATTCTTATCCTTGAACTACTTTTGTGTTTTGTCTGACGGAATTTGTGTCGGTTTTCTTTAGCTGATTAATCACTTGATTGGAGCTCGGTCATTTCAAGAGGATTTGGCTGCTCAAGCTTCAGAAGATAGAGAGAAACTGACTACTGCTCTTGCTGATCTGGAGAAGGAGCAACTGCAGAGGGCGAATGTAGAATCGGTTTTGTCTAGTAATACCGAGAAATTTAATGCCAAGATTGAAGAGCTGAAACGGATGGTATCCGACCTTACCGCCGAACGAGATGGGCTTGTAATTGCTAAGGGCACTGTTGAGAAAGAGAAAGAGGAACTCCGAGCCTCTCTGACTGAGAAGTTTGACAAGGAGAAAGCTGATCTGCAAAGTACTATTGATGGCCATCATCTGAGCTATATGCGCTTGCATGATATTCTTGATGATACAACCAAGATTGTGGAGACTCAGCGAGATGACATGATGAGGGAGTTTGCTCATTTGACCGATGCTATGGAAGATGAGTTAAAGGAGCGTGTCGGGCCGCTTCTCCGAGCTGAGGTTGATCCCATCTGTCTGTATCTTGATATGGAAGGCATGTATCAGAAGATTCAAGACGAGCGAAAACTTGCGAAGGCAAATGAGGCGACTGATTCTGAGCGGTGTGCTGAAGAGTTTGCTGTTGAGCTGAGGAGGGAGCTTGAAGATGATGTCCCTCCTGTTAAGAATGATTTGTCAGCTCGGGGTGCTGGTGGTGTGACCGAGAAAGCTGATGTCGTTGTGACTGAGTCGGCTGCTGTTATTGCTTCGAAGGGAAATGACGAGAAAACCGATGACGTTGTTATTATCTCGTCTCCGACCATGCTGCTTGAAGTTCGTCATTATGAGGAGGCCGGTTTGAGCGAGAATGATAGGACTTCCTCCGGGGCTGGCTTGTCGGTTCCGGAGCACGTTAGCAATGCTGTAATAGATTAGGATCTTCGCTTTtgtaaaaaacaattttttgtgACAAGTAATAGATcggtttatgttttatgaattgtGGTGTTTCTTCTCTTTTGAATGATTTATTAGGCTGTGTTGAGAGATTTTTTTAGCTCGGTTTGCAAGGATTGTTTCGAGTTATATCTTAGCCCGGCTTTAAGCACTAACTtctaatttttgttaaaatatggCCTGACTCGGTTTtgattaataaattcaaattttgataagctatggcttaactcggttcaATAGCTTCAAATTCTgtataagctatggcttaactcggtttaaGCGATGGCTTTGGattctgttaagttatgacttaactcggttttaagcgatagctttgaattctgttaagttatgacttaactcggttttaagcgatagctttgaattctgttaagttatgacttaactcggttttaagcgatagctttgaattctgttaagttatgacttaactcggttttaagcaatagctttgaattctgttaagttatgacttaactcggttttaagcaatagctttgaattctgttaagttatgacttaactcggttttaagcaatagctttgaattctgttaagttatgacttaactcggttttaagcaatagctttgaattctgttaagttatgacttaactcggttttaagcaatagctttgaattctgttaagttatgacttaactcggttttcagcaatagctttgaattctgttaagttatgacttaactcggttttaagcaatagctttgaatttTGTTATGCTATGGTTTGACTCGgttgtttcttttcttttttctttattgataggggaaaaacttgcattttTGCCTACAACCATCTTTGACTaaaatgcaagtgaaaaaacccctgacaGACTCAATAACCTGAATGTTGTCTACTGGTAAAATCGTTTAAGAACTCTGGCATTCCAGGTTCTTGGCAGGTCTCGCCCTGACATATAGGTTAGGTAATAGGCTCCTCCTTTCCCTACTTTTTTTACTTGGTAGGGTCCTTCCCAGTTAGCTCCGAGTTTAGATACTCCCGCGTTGCCTTTTGTTATATCGGCTCGTCTTAGTACGAGATCTCCAATTTCAAATGTTAGGGGTTTGACCCTTTTGTTGTGATACGTTGCCATTCTTTGTTTGTATGTTTCTATGTGTAGCAAGGCTTGCTCTCTTCGTTCCTCAAGCAGGTCGAGGCAGAGCCTGATACTTTCTTCGTTTTGTTGCTCGTCGAAATATTGGACTCTGATGGTTGGCATGCCTATCTCTACCGGTACCATTGCCTCACACCCATAAGTTAGACTATATGGGGTTCTTCCTGTGCCCGCTTTTGGTGTGGTTCGGTACGACCATAAGACACTGTGCAGCTTGTCGGCCCATCGACCTTTTGCGTCGTCTAGACGCCTTTTTAAACCGTTGACAATGGTTCGATTGGTTACTTCGGTCATCCCGTTGCTTTGTGGGTGAGTAACTGATGTGAACCTTAGATCGATGTTTTTTTCTGCGCAGAATTCTCTGAAGTTTTTGTTGTCGAATTGCTTTCCGTTGTCAGTTATGATGATCTTTGGGATCCCGAAGCGACAGATGATTTCTCTTCGGACAAAACTTCGTACTCGTGCTTCTGTTATGGTAGAAACAGCTTCggcttctacccattttgagAAATGGTCTACTGCTACTATTAGGAATTTTCTCTGCCCGCTTGCTGTTGGGAAAGGGCCGACTATGTCTATTCCCCATATGCTGAATGGCCAAGGGCTTATTATTGGACTTTGCTCGGTTGTTGGTTGATGGTGCACGTTTTGGTGGTATTGGCACTTTTCACACTTACGTACCAGATTTTCTGCATCTTGTGCCAGTGTCGGCCAATAATATCCTTGCAAGACGACCTTTCGACAGAGTGCCAGGTGTGAAATGTGGCTTCCACATAGCCCTTCGTGTATCTCGGCTAGGACATATTTTCCTTCTTCCATTGTGAGACATCTGGACCAGGGGTGTGAAAATGATTTTCTGTAGAGCGTTCCGTCTCGGTATGAGAAATGTGGTGCTCGTCTTTTGACCTTTCTTGCTTCTTTGTTATCTTCGGGTAGGATCCCGTTTTCGATGTATGATATGATGTGCTCCATCCACTGATCCATTGGGTTAATGAGGAATGTTGCTTCAGGATTCTGGACACTGGTGAAATTTTGTATCGAGCACGGCACGCCTGGTATTGTATCTTTGGCTGCTCCGGCTTTTGCCAGTGTGTCTGCTTCTGTGTTTTCCTCTCTGGGTATTTGTTCTAGTTCCCATTTTCCACCTTCTTCGGTGATGTTTGCGAGTAGCTCTTTAACCCGGTCCACATACTTTTTCATTTCTGGATCCTTTACTTCGTACAGATCAAGTACTTGGTTGACAACCAATTTAGAGTCGCTCTGAATCTTGATGTACTCGGTTTTCACTACCATTGCCATTCTTAATCCGCATATCAAAGCTTCGTACTCTGCTGCATTATTGGTGGTCGGGAAATTGAGATGGATtgaattttgcatttttatcttGTGTGGTCCTCTTAGAATCATGCCTGCTCCTGCTCCGGCTGTGTTTGATGCCCCATCTACTTGCAATGTCCAGCTGACCAAACCCTTGTCCACCTCGGTGGGTTGGTCGTGTGTTGTGGTTTCTGCTACAAAGTCGGCCATTATTTGAGCTTTCATTGCTGTTCGTGGTTCGTATTTGATGTCGTATGATCCTATCATGACCGACCAGTTGATTAACCGTCCTGACGTTTCTGGTCTTGCGAGTGCTTTCCTCAAGAGTTGGTTTGTTCGGACTATTACCGTGTGAGCCTGGAAGtatctttttagtttttcaaCTGTCAGGACTAAAGCCAATGCAAATTTTTCGATTTTGCTATATCTGAGCTCGGGCCCCTTTAGCACTTTGCTTGTGTAGTACACCGATTCCTGCTCGGTTTTCTCTTCCTTGACCAGTACCGACGCCACTGTTTCGTTTGTGACGCTCAGGTATAGATATAGTGTCTCTCCTGCTTCGGGTCGTCCGAGAAGTGGCGGCGAACTTAGGAACTTCTTGAGTTCTTCGAAAAACTGTTGACATTCTTCATTCCATTCGAATTTTTGCacgtttcttaatgttttaaagaatGGAAGACATCTCTTGGCCGAGTTGGACACGAATCGACCGAGGGCCGTGATTCTACCGTTGAGCTTCTGAACCTCTTTGGTCGACtttggtgccttcatgtccaaGATTGCCTTTGTTTTTTCCGGGTTTACTTTGATGCATTTTTGGGAGATGAGATATCCGAGGAATTTTCCCGCTGGGACTCCGAATGCGCATTTATCTGGATTGAGCttgagtttgtatttttttagcttAGTGAAGACTTCTTCCAGGTCATTTGCGTGGTCTTCTACTTTTTTGGAATTGACAATGATGTCGTCGACATAAACTTCCATGTTTCGACCGATCTGGTCTTTGAACACGAAGTTCATTAGTCGCTGGTAGGTTGCTCCCGCATTTTTTAATCCGAATGGCATTTGTTTGTAGCAATATGTGCCGCTGTCGGTTACAAAGCTtgttttttcttcatcttctttgtGCATTGGAATCTGGTGATATCCCTGGGCTGCGTCGATGAACGAGTAGACTTCGTAGCCACTGGTTGAGTCGACCAGCTGGTCAATATTTGGCAGGGGGTAGCTATCCTTTGGACATGCTCGATTTAGATCTGTGAAATTTATGCATAATCTCCATTTTCCATTCGGCTTTTTTATGAGCACTACGTTTGATAGCCACTCCGGGTAGTACACTCTTCTGATAAACCCTGCTGCGAACAATTTGTCTACTTCGGCTTTGATAGCGATTTGTCTGTCTACTGCAAAggctcttttcttttgtttgattGGCTTGTGTTTTGGGTCAACATTTAGCTTATGTGATATTATTGCCGGATCAACTCCTTCTATCTCGCCCGGGGTGTTGACGAATTCGACTTCGTTTCTGATCAGCATGTCGGTTATCTCTCGTTTTATCAGTTTGGGCAGTGCTGCCCCTATTTGGACCGATCTTGGCGTTATTCCTGCCAGATTTACTTTTTCTAACTTTCCATGCGGTTCGAGCTTGCCTTCGTCCGAGTCTGGTATCTCCATTGTTTCTATGGCCAAGGTTTCTGATACTCCTTTCATTGATACCAAGTAGCATTGCTTGGCTATGTCTTGCCTTCCTTTTACTACCACCACTCCTGCTTCGGTCGGTATTTTCATACACAAATATTTGATGCATGTGACTGCCCCGGTGTTGTATAACATTGGTCTGCCGAGTATGACGTTGTAAGCAAGTGGCATGTCGACGACCATGAATAGTGTTTTGAATTTCTTGGTGGTACCGACTAGGCCTCCTCCTGGTGAGCCATTTTCTTTTCCCACTTCTACCGTCAGTTCCGCCACCCCTTCTGCTTGTACCGGTGTTCCTCCTAGTCCGACTAGCGGGGTTTTGACCGGTTTGAGATTTAGGATAGAGCATCCTATTCCGAGGTATGCCTGTTTTGTGATGAGGTTAACCGAGCTCCCTTCGTCGATCAGTTGCCTCATTACCCAGAAGTTTTCGATTAGACCTGAGATTACCAAAGGGTCTTGGTGTGGAAAATCTATTCCTTCGCCGTCAGTTCTGTTGAAACGAACTTCGGGTAGGGGTTTAGCTGCTGATATGTTCATCACTATTTTCTGCCTTTTGCGTCTTCCTCGTCTGTATTCGGGGTCGGCCATACCACCTGCTATGGTGTTTATTACACCCGATACATTTTGTCTCTTGGCGGGTGGTGCTTCCTCTCTTTTTCCACTATGCTCGCCCCGGTAATTTCCTCCTGAGCTATAATTCTTGTTTTGTGCGACAAAATCTTTTAAACGACCGACTTGCACCAGTCGATCAATTTCTTTCTTTAGGCTTCCACATTCATCTGTGACAT
This region of Mercurialis annua linkage group LG1-X, ddMerAnnu1.2, whole genome shotgun sequence genomic DNA includes:
- the LOC126665409 gene encoding uncharacterized protein LOC126665409, with the translated sequence MDRAWNYINLDEEQRRKAAQTTTQFQTPRPIFNQPARQERFRPRNQQQASPQRTEPHRPVKVEDQAFIPLNTLRSHILMWIQNNNEPVRYPPKLQHEGDRKKYCQFHDGHGHVTDECGSLKKEIDRLVQVGRLKDFVAQNKNYSSGGNYRGEHSGKREEAPPAKRQNVSGVINTIAGGMADPEYRRGRRKRQKIVMNISAAKPLPEVRFNRTDGEGIDFPHQDPLVISGLIENFWVMRQLIDEGSSVNLITKQAYLGIGCSILNLKPVKTPLVGLGGTPVQAEGVAELTVEVGKENGSPGGGLVGTTKKFKTLFMVVDMPLAYNVILGRPMLYNTGAVTCIKYLCMKIPTEAGVVVVKGRQDIAKQCYLVSMKGVSETLAIETMEIPDSDEGKLEPHGKLEKVNLAGITPRSVQIGAALPKLIKREITDMLIRNEVEFVNTPGEIEGVDPAIISHKLNVDPKHKPIKQKKRAFAVDRQIAIKAEVDKLFAAGFIRRVYYPEWLSNVVLIKKPNGKWRLCINFTDLNRACPKDSYPLPNIDQLVDSTSGYEVYSFIDAAQGYHQIPMHKEDEEKTSFVTDSGTYCYKQMPFGLKNAGATYQRLMNFVFKDQIGRNMEVYVDDIIVNSKKVEDHANDLEEVFTKLKKYKLKLNPDKCAFGVPAGKFLGYLISQKCIKVNPEKTKAILDMKAPKSTKEVQKLNGRITALGRFVSNSAKRCLPFFKTLRNVQKFEWNEECQQFFEELKKFLSSPPLLGRPEAGETLYLYLSVTNETVASVLVKEEKTEQESVYYTSKVLKGPELRYSKIEKFALALVLTVEKLKRYFQAHTVIVRTNQLLRKALARPETSGRLINWSVMIGSYDIKYEPRTAMKAQIMADFVAETTTHDQPTEVDKGLVSWTLQVDGASNTAGAGAGMILRGPHKIKMQNSIHLNFPTTNNAAEYEALICGLRMAMVVKTEYIKIQSDSKLVVNQVLDLYEVKDPEMKKYVDRVKELLANITEEGGKWELEQIPREENTEADTLAKAGAAKDTIPGVPCSIQNFTSVQNPEATFLINPMDQWMEHIISYIENGILPEDNKEARKVKRRAPHFSYRDGTLYRKSFSHPWSRCLTMEEGKYVLAEIHEGLCGSHISHLALCRKVVLQGYYWPTLAQDAENLVRKCEKCQYHQNVHHQPTTEQSPIISPWPFSIWGIDIVGPFPTASGQRKFLIVAVDHFSKWVEAEAVSTITEARVRSFVRREIICRFGIPKIIITDNGKQFDNKNFREFCAEKNIDLRFTSVTHPQSNGMTEVTNRTIVNGLKRRLDDAKGRWADKLHSVLWSYRTTPKAGTGRTPYSLTYGCEAMVPVEIGMPTIRVQYFDEQQNEESIRLCLDLLEERREQALLHIETYKQRMATYHNKRVKPLTFEIGDLVLRRADITKGNAGVSKLGANWEGPYQVKKVGKGGAYYLTYMSGRDLPRTWNARVLKRFYQ